In one window of Polaromonas naphthalenivorans CJ2 DNA:
- a CDS encoding YdcH family protein, producing MELLNHDLTHEFPQYLGKMSGLKASDAHFSTLCERYDAHNHTITQYEQGKTAIADDALEVMKKERLELKDAIYQLLKAD from the coding sequence ATGGAATTGCTGAATCACGACTTGACGCATGAGTTTCCACAGTACCTTGGAAAAATGAGTGGCCTCAAGGCCTCTGACGCGCATTTTTCGACGCTTTGCGAACGCTACGATGCCCACAACCACACGATTACCCAGTACGAGCAGGGCAAGACCGCGATTGCCGATGACGCGCTGGAAGTGATGAAGAAAGAGCGGCTCGAACTCAAGGACGCGATTTACCAGCTTTTGAAAGCCGATTAG
- a CDS encoding ion transporter produces MAPPDSNPPSSVPEKPLEGWRLRWYTVIFEADTRAGRLFDQALIGVILLSIAVVMADSVESVHRLHGRAFAVFEWIFTLLFTFEYIARLLSVRKPWRYATSFFGIIDLIALLPTYLALFVPELHALIDVRVLRLLRVFRIFKLTAYVAEYQSLGQALAASRRKIMVFLSAVLMMVLVMGTVMYVVEGRGNGFTSIPTSVYWAISTVTTVGFGDITPKTDLGRLVSSFMMLLGWGILAVPTGIVSAEMAAQRRMQLTQATTTRTCHECLTEGHAPDATYCLHCGARLPVYQQHELAPDAPAPGRAS; encoded by the coding sequence ATGGCCCCACCTGACAGCAACCCCCCGAGTTCCGTGCCTGAAAAGCCCCTGGAAGGCTGGCGCCTGCGCTGGTACACGGTGATTTTCGAGGCCGACACCCGCGCCGGCCGGCTGTTTGACCAGGCCTTGATCGGCGTCATCTTGCTCAGCATCGCGGTGGTCATGGCCGACAGCGTGGAGTCTGTCCATCGCCTGCACGGCCGGGCATTTGCGGTGTTCGAGTGGATATTCACGCTGCTTTTCACCTTCGAATACATCGCCCGGCTGCTGAGCGTGCGCAAGCCCTGGCGTTACGCCACCAGCTTTTTCGGCATCATTGACCTGATTGCCTTGCTGCCGACCTACCTGGCGCTGTTTGTTCCCGAACTCCACGCCCTGATTGATGTGCGCGTGCTGCGGCTGCTGCGCGTGTTCCGGATATTCAAGCTGACCGCCTATGTGGCCGAATACCAGTCGCTGGGTCAGGCGCTGGCGGCCAGCCGCCGCAAGATCATGGTCTTTTTGTCGGCGGTGCTGATGATGGTGCTGGTCATGGGGACGGTGATGTACGTGGTCGAAGGCCGCGGCAACGGCTTTACCAGCATTCCCACCTCGGTTTACTGGGCCATCAGCACGGTGACGACGGTTGGCTTTGGCGACATCACGCCCAAGACCGATTTGGGGCGGCTGGTTTCTTCCTTCATGATGCTGCTGGGCTGGGGCATCCTGGCCGTTCCCACCGGCATCGTGTCGGCGGAAATGGCCGCGCAGCGGCGCATGCAGCTGACGCAAGCGACCACCACGCGCACCTGCCACGAGTGCCTGACCGAAGGCCATGCGCCTGACGCCACTTATTGCCTTCACTGCGGCGCCAGGCTGCCGGTCTACCAGCAGCATGAACTGGCGCCAGACGCGCCTGCGCCCGGGCGAGCGTCCTGA
- the ppk2 gene encoding polyphosphate kinase 2 — translation MNSIDEDVMRRIRNDLIDSYDEELEMELEDQTVAQLTGEEPINSSEQDKERRRQYFRELFRLQGELVKLQDWVIATGHKVVILFEGRDAAGKGGVIKRITQRLNPRVCRVAALPAPNDRERTQWYFQRYVAHLPAAGEMVLFDRSWYNRAGVERVMGFCTDAQYEEFFRTVPEFEKMLVRSGVQIIKYWFSISDDEQNLRFLGRIHDPLKQWKLSPMDLESRRRWEEYTRAKEIMLERTHIAEAPWWVVHADDKKKARLNCIHHLLAQMPYQETQHPPVVLPERIRHEDYVRQPVPQDIVVPEVY, via the coding sequence ATGAATTCAATTGACGAAGATGTGATGCGGCGAATCCGCAATGACCTGATCGACAGCTACGACGAAGAACTGGAGATGGAGCTTGAAGACCAGACGGTGGCCCAGCTCACAGGGGAAGAACCCATCAACTCAAGCGAGCAGGACAAGGAGCGCCGCCGCCAGTATTTTCGCGAGCTGTTTCGCCTGCAGGGCGAACTGGTCAAGCTGCAGGACTGGGTGATTGCCACCGGCCACAAGGTGGTCATCCTGTTTGAAGGGCGCGATGCCGCCGGCAAGGGCGGCGTCATCAAGCGCATCACCCAGCGCCTGAATCCGCGCGTGTGCCGCGTGGCGGCGCTGCCCGCGCCCAACGACCGGGAACGCACGCAATGGTACTTTCAGCGCTATGTGGCGCATTTGCCCGCCGCCGGCGAAATGGTGCTGTTTGACCGCAGCTGGTACAACCGCGCCGGCGTCGAGCGGGTGATGGGCTTTTGCACCGATGCGCAGTACGAGGAGTTTTTCCGCACCGTGCCGGAGTTTGAAAAAATGCTGGTGCGCTCGGGCGTGCAGATCATCAAGTACTGGTTTTCGATCTCCGACGACGAGCAGAACCTGCGCTTTCTGGGCCGCATCCACGACCCGCTCAAGCAGTGGAAGCTCAGCCCGATGGACCTGGAGTCGCGCCGCCGCTGGGAGGAATACACCCGGGCCAAGGAAATCATGCTGGAGCGCACGCACATCGCCGAGGCGCCGTGGTGGGTGGTGCATGCCGATGACAAGAAAAAAGCCCGGCTGAACTGCATTCACCATCTGCTGGCGCAAATGCCCTACCAGGAAACCCAGCATCCGCCCGTGGTGCTGCCCGAGCGGATTCGTCATGAGGACTACGTGCGCCAGCCGGTGCCGCAGGACATCGTGGTACCCGAGGTTTATTGA
- a CDS encoding VF530 family protein, with protein sequence MVLPAGPSATPAPEPAMATGQPGNPLHGVKLEAIVTALAAHYGWEGLGQRINIRCFTSEPSVASSLKFLRRAPWAREKVESLYLFMLREIRRSSPTVHNFPPPKP encoded by the coding sequence ATGGTGCTTCCCGCCGGTCCTTCAGCCACCCCTGCGCCAGAGCCTGCAATGGCAACGGGCCAGCCGGGCAATCCCTTGCACGGCGTCAAGCTCGAAGCCATCGTCACCGCGCTGGCGGCCCATTACGGCTGGGAAGGCCTGGGCCAGCGCATCAACATCCGCTGCTTCACCAGCGAGCCCAGCGTGGCGTCCAGCCTGAAGTTTTTGCGCCGGGCGCCCTGGGCGCGCGAGAAGGTCGAAAGCCTTTACCTGTTCATGCTGCGCGAGATCCGGCGCAGCAGCCCGACGGTGCACAACTTTCCACCGCCCAAGCCTTGA
- the hemN gene encoding oxygen-independent coproporphyrinogen III oxidase — MTSPLPDIELSEELIRRFDTLGPRYTSYPTADRFHTGFTEASYQDHLAQRAGKPGNPPLSIYVHLPFCESLCYFCACNKIITKEHGRVAEYLRYLDKEMALVAAQIGPDRKAVQLHLGGGTPTFFNADELGQLMAMLRRHFDFTPDAELGVEIDPRTVGEGTLAMLAGLGFNRNSFGVQDFDPAVQQAVNRIQPLEMVEKAVEESRKANFQSINADLIYGLPRQTLESFGRTLDSLIRVAPDRIALYNYAHLPRRFKAQRLIVEADLPSAEERLQIFLMSMQRLLDAGYVYIGLDHFSKPDDELNKARLNKSLHRNFQGYTTRAECDLVGFGVSAISKVGNSYSQSVRTVNAYYEHLDQGHLPIEKGFELSQDDVLRREIIMTLMCSAPVDIAAINQGYGIDFNRYFAHELSLLKQYEEAGLITIDPQAIRVTPKGRLFVRASGMVFDSYLTQPTTSTYSKLI, encoded by the coding sequence ATGACTTCTCCCCTGCCCGATATCGAACTGTCCGAAGAACTGATCCGCAGGTTCGACACGCTCGGGCCGCGCTACACCTCCTACCCGACCGCCGACCGCTTCCACACCGGCTTTACCGAAGCCTCGTATCAGGACCACCTCGCGCAGCGTGCCGGCAAGCCCGGCAACCCGCCGCTGTCGATCTATGTGCACCTGCCGTTTTGCGAATCGCTGTGCTACTTTTGCGCCTGCAACAAGATCATCACCAAGGAACATGGCCGGGTCGCCGAATACCTGCGCTACCTCGACAAGGAAATGGCGCTGGTGGCCGCGCAGATCGGCCCCGACCGCAAGGCGGTGCAGTTGCACCTGGGCGGCGGCACGCCGACCTTCTTCAACGCCGACGAACTCGGCCAGCTGATGGCCATGCTGCGCCGGCATTTCGACTTCACGCCGGATGCCGAGTTGGGCGTTGAGATCGACCCGCGCACGGTGGGCGAAGGCACGCTGGCAATGCTGGCCGGGCTGGGCTTTAACCGCAACAGCTTCGGCGTGCAGGATTTCGACCCGGCGGTGCAGCAGGCCGTCAACCGCATCCAGCCGCTGGAAATGGTCGAGAAAGCCGTGGAGGAAAGCCGCAAGGCCAACTTCCAGTCGATCAATGCCGACCTGATCTACGGCCTGCCCAGGCAGACGCTGGAGAGCTTTGGCCGCACGCTCGACAGCCTGATCCGCGTCGCGCCCGACCGCATCGCGCTGTACAACTACGCGCATCTGCCCCGGCGCTTCAAGGCGCAGCGGCTGATCGTCGAAGCCGACCTGCCTTCGGCCGAGGAGCGGCTGCAGATTTTCCTGATGTCGATGCAGCGCCTGCTGGACGCCGGCTATGTCTATATCGGGCTCGATCATTTCTCGAAACCCGACGATGAACTGAACAAGGCGCGGCTCAACAAGAGCCTGCACCGCAACTTCCAGGGCTACACCACGCGGGCCGAATGCGATCTTGTAGGCTTTGGCGTGTCGGCCATCAGCAAGGTCGGCAACTCCTACAGCCAGTCGGTGCGCACCGTCAACGCCTACTACGAGCACCTCGACCAGGGCCACCTGCCGATTGAAAAGGGCTTTGAGTTGAGCCAGGACGACGTGCTCAGGCGCGAGATCATCATGACGCTGATGTGCAGCGCGCCGGTGGACATAGCGGCCATCAACCAGGGCTACGGCATCGACTTCAACCGTTATTTCGCGCACGAACTGAGCCTTTTGAAGCAGTACGAGGAAGCCGGTCTGATCACCATCGACCCGCAAGCCATCCGCGTCACCCCCAAAGGGCGGCTGTTCGTGCGCGCCAGCGGCATGGTGTTCGACAGCTACCTGACCCAGCCGACCACATCGACCTATTCCAAGCTGATTTGA
- a CDS encoding universal stress protein, whose product MFKHILVPVDGSLTARHAIDKAVAIAVAFQSAVTVIYVIDPYAFSGVGADFSYGQAEYLSAATAEADQAISAARQVFGANGLVIQGSVVEGHSVYQAILDAAESINADLIVMGSHGRRGLEKLVLGSVTAQVLSHAHLSVLVVRE is encoded by the coding sequence ATGTTCAAGCACATTCTGGTTCCCGTTGACGGATCGCTCACGGCGCGCCATGCCATCGACAAGGCCGTGGCCATTGCCGTGGCGTTCCAAAGCGCGGTGACGGTGATTTATGTCATCGACCCCTATGCCTTCTCTGGCGTGGGCGCCGACTTTTCCTATGGCCAGGCCGAATACCTGAGCGCCGCCACGGCGGAAGCCGATCAAGCCATCAGCGCCGCCCGGCAGGTTTTCGGGGCGAACGGGCTGGTCATCCAGGGCTCTGTCGTCGAAGGACATTCGGTGTACCAGGCTATTTTGGATGCCGCCGAGTCCATCAATGCCGACTTGATCGTCATGGGTTCGCACGGCCGCCGGGGGCTTGAAAAACTGGTGCTTGGCAGCGTCACGGCCCAGGTGTTGTCGCATGCCCATCTGTCGGTGCTGGTGGTGCGCGAGTAG
- a CDS encoding TolC family protein, with protein sequence MTLLLNPRATPAQRLGAIASVVLALTGQAALAATPDADGGVAGLQQLAAGKALGLGSAAVPIPRPGADPTAEVNELLKAPLTAEAAVRIALLNNPGWQASLAGAGVNISDTARDNNPAKLKARQDLTLLSAQARKAWITAVAAAQGAAALLQAQETAQAAGDLARRMTQVGNLSKLQQAKDQLMLSEATLQLARARQAAFNAREQLIAVLGLWGGQTGFALPAELPALPPEAQELPDVESRAVRERMELRLAHSRWQRQRASSPRPASADALWDAMGDAAGVRALAVSTRSEARQVYNNYRTAYDVARHYQSEVLPLRKFINDETVLRYNGMLLSVFDLLADSRAQALSAGSAIEAQRDFWLAEADLQTLLAGAPVALPSGVQGAQASSPSGTAAAGAH encoded by the coding sequence ATGACCCTACTCTTGAACCCACGCGCCACCCCGGCGCAGCGCCTGGGCGCCATCGCCAGCGTCGTGCTGGCCCTGACAGGACAAGCGGCGCTGGCGGCAACGCCCGATGCCGATGGCGGCGTGGCCGGCCTGCAGCAACTCGCCGCTGGCAAGGCCCTCGGGCTGGGCAGCGCCGCCGTGCCGATTCCACGCCCCGGCGCAGACCCCACGGCAGAGGTCAACGAATTGCTGAAAGCACCGCTAACCGCCGAAGCAGCCGTGCGCATCGCCCTGCTGAACAACCCCGGCTGGCAAGCGTCGCTGGCCGGCGCAGGCGTCAACATTTCAGACACCGCGCGCGACAACAACCCGGCCAAACTCAAGGCGCGGCAAGACCTGACGCTGCTGTCCGCGCAGGCGCGCAAGGCGTGGATCACGGCGGTGGCCGCCGCCCAGGGCGCGGCCGCCTTGCTGCAGGCGCAGGAAACGGCGCAGGCCGCAGGCGATCTGGCCCGGCGCATGACACAGGTCGGCAACCTGAGCAAACTGCAGCAGGCCAAAGACCAGCTGATGCTGTCCGAAGCCACGCTGCAGCTGGCCCGGGCGCGGCAGGCCGCGTTCAATGCGCGTGAGCAACTCATCGCCGTGCTGGGCCTGTGGGGCGGGCAGACCGGCTTTGCGCTGCCCGCCGAGCTGCCGGCGCTGCCGCCCGAGGCGCAGGAGCTGCCCGATGTCGAAAGCCGGGCCGTGCGCGAGCGCATGGAGCTGCGCCTGGCCCACTCCCGGTGGCAGCGCCAGCGGGCCAGCAGCCCGCGCCCGGCCAGCGCCGACGCCCTGTGGGACGCGATGGGCGACGCCGCCGGGGTGCGCGCGCTGGCCGTCAGCACGCGCAGCGAAGCGCGGCAGGTTTACAACAACTACCGCACGGCTTACGACGTGGCGCGCCACTACCAGAGCGAAGTGCTGCCGCTGCGCAAGTTCATCAACGACGAGACGGTGCTGCGCTACAACGGCATGCTGCTCAGCGTGTTTGACCTGCTGGCCGACAGCCGCGCGCAGGCGCTCAGCGCGGGCAGCGCCATCGAAGCCCAGCGCGATTTCTGGCTCGCCGAGGCCGACCTGCAGACCCTGCTGGCGGGCGCGCCGGTGGCGCTGCCATCCGGGGTTCAGGGCGCCCAGGCGTCCAGCCCCTCGGGCACCGCCGCCGCTGGCGCGCACTGA
- a CDS encoding RNA-guided endonuclease InsQ/TnpB family protein: MKRLQAFKFELMPDGGQQQGMRRFAGARRFVYNRALDIQKANYAAGGKFIGYVDMANRLPEWKRAFEWLKESPFHTLQQSLKDAERAFKNFFEKRAGFPRFKKKGSGESFRFPDAKQFAIDQANSRIKLPKLGWMRFRNSRDIVGTAKNITISQAGGKWFASIQTERELEQPVPIATSAIGIDVGIARFATLSDGSFVAPLCSFKKHEKRLAKYQRRMSRKTRFSKNWHKAKRNIQKVHTTIANARKDFLHKTTSDLSKNHAMVAVEDLQVRNMSRSAAGNAEKPGKNVAAKSGLNKAILDQGWFEFRRQLEYKLAWRGGILIAVPAHHTSQTCPCCGHVAKANRQTQAKFECVDCGYQNHADVVGAMNILARGYRAAACGEDGSGLARKRRAKPASVKQEPTEVTMQEPAHA; encoded by the coding sequence ATGAAACGCCTGCAAGCCTTCAAATTCGAACTCATGCCTGACGGCGGGCAGCAGCAGGGCATGCGCCGCTTCGCCGGGGCGCGCAGGTTTGTCTATAACCGGGCTTTGGATATTCAAAAGGCCAACTACGCAGCAGGCGGCAAATTTATCGGCTATGTGGATATGGCAAACCGCCTTCCAGAGTGGAAAAGAGCGTTCGAATGGCTCAAGGAGTCGCCATTTCACACCTTGCAGCAGTCGCTTAAAGATGCCGAGCGGGCCTTCAAGAACTTCTTTGAAAAACGCGCAGGATTTCCGCGCTTCAAGAAAAAAGGCAGCGGCGAGAGTTTTCGTTTTCCTGACGCCAAACAGTTCGCAATCGACCAGGCCAACAGCCGCATCAAGCTGCCCAAACTGGGATGGATGCGCTTTCGCAATAGCCGGGATATTGTGGGCACGGCCAAGAACATCACCATCAGCCAAGCAGGCGGCAAGTGGTTTGCCAGCATCCAGACTGAACGAGAGCTGGAACAACCCGTACCCATAGCCACCAGCGCCATCGGCATTGATGTGGGAATAGCCCGTTTTGCGACCCTGAGCGATGGCAGTTTTGTTGCGCCGCTGTGCAGTTTCAAAAAGCATGAGAAACGCCTGGCCAAATACCAGCGGCGCATGAGCCGCAAAACCAGGTTCAGCAAGAACTGGCACAAAGCCAAAAGGAACATTCAAAAAGTCCACACAACAATAGCCAACGCCCGAAAAGACTTCCTGCACAAGACGACAAGCGACCTCAGTAAAAACCACGCGATGGTCGCCGTCGAAGATTTGCAGGTACGCAACATGAGCCGGTCGGCTGCGGGCAATGCGGAAAAACCGGGCAAGAACGTCGCCGCCAAGTCCGGACTGAACAAAGCCATCCTCGACCAAGGCTGGTTCGAGTTCCGACGGCAGCTGGAGTACAAGCTCGCTTGGCGCGGCGGCATTCTCATTGCCGTTCCAGCGCACCACACCAGCCAGACCTGCCCATGCTGCGGGCATGTCGCCAAAGCAAACCGCCAAACGCAAGCGAAGTTTGAATGCGTCGATTGTGGCTACCAGAACCACGCCGATGTCGTCGGCGCGATGAACATATTGGCGCGGGGATACCGCGCAGCAGCCTGTGGAGAGGACGGCTCTGGCCTTGCGCGCAAGCGCAGGGCGAAACCAGCCTCGGTGAAGCAGGAACCCACTGAAGTGACCATGCAAGAGCCCGCTCATGCGTAG
- a CDS encoding RluA family pseudouridine synthase, with protein sequence MRPGTPARADSIPLFQIIHADDSLLVLNKPAGLLAVPGRGEDKQDCLSRRVQSLYPDALIVHRLDMATSGLMLMGRGIAMQRALGQLFERREVYKRYLAVVDGRLAPAPEPGGWGLIDLPIAVDWPRRPLRIIDAASGKPSQTRWRSVAFDAAANSTRVELEPLTGRSHQLRVHLQALGHPILGDALYAPEAVQARAARLLLHACALRLLHPASGALLSVESPPGF encoded by the coding sequence GTGCGACCCGGCACCCCGGCCAGAGCGGATTCCATCCCCCTTTTCCAGATCATTCACGCCGACGACAGCCTGCTGGTGCTCAACAAGCCCGCGGGCCTGCTGGCCGTGCCCGGGCGCGGCGAGGACAAGCAGGACTGCCTGAGCCGCCGCGTGCAGTCGCTCTACCCTGACGCGCTGATCGTGCACCGGCTGGACATGGCCACCTCGGGCCTGATGCTGATGGGCCGGGGCATCGCCATGCAGCGCGCCCTCGGCCAGTTGTTCGAGCGCCGCGAAGTCTATAAGCGCTACCTCGCGGTCGTCGATGGCCGGCTGGCACCCGCGCCCGAGCCCGGTGGCTGGGGCCTGATTGACCTGCCGATTGCCGTGGACTGGCCGCGCCGCCCGCTGCGCATCATTGATGCCGCCAGCGGCAAGCCCAGCCAGACGCGCTGGCGCAGCGTGGCGTTTGATGCGGCGGCCAACAGCACGCGCGTCGAGCTGGAGCCGCTCACCGGCCGCTCGCACCAGCTGCGCGTGCACCTGCAGGCGCTGGGCCATCCGATCCTGGGCGATGCGCTGTATGCGCCCGAAGCGGTGCAGGCCAGGGCCGCGCGCCTGCTGCTGCATGCCTGCGCCCTGCGGCTGCTTCATCCGGCCAGCGGCGCCCTGCTGTCTGTTGAAAGCCCACCCGGCTTTTAG
- a CDS encoding DUF427 domain-containing protein yields MKAIWNGALIAQSDDTVVLEGNHYFPESSLNRDHVTFSNHHTMCSWKGQASYYSLLVNGEMNTDAAWYYPDPRPEAENIKGHVAFWKGVKIEP; encoded by the coding sequence ATGAAGGCAATCTGGAATGGCGCCCTCATTGCGCAAAGCGATGACACCGTGGTGCTTGAAGGCAACCACTACTTCCCTGAAAGTTCGCTCAACCGCGACCATGTGACATTCAGCAACCACCACACCATGTGCTCATGGAAAGGGCAGGCCAGCTACTACTCGCTGCTGGTCAATGGCGAGATGAACACCGATGCCGCCTGGTATTACCCCGACCCCCGGCCCGAGGCCGAGAACATCAAGGGCCATGTCGCTTTCTGGAAAGGCGTGAAGATCGAACCTTGA
- a CDS encoding YaeQ family protein produces the protein MAIKATIHKAQLQIADMDRGIYGDHNVIIARHPSETDERMMIRLLAFALNVPGDDKRGNLEFAKDLWDVDEPALWHKDYTDAVLHWIDVGQPDDKRLMRAAGRAERVSVYSFSSSTPVWWKGIESKLTRAANLIVWQIEAAQSQALAKLAERGMQLQITIQDGTVWMSTGSESVEITPRRLTAGG, from the coding sequence ATGGCCATCAAAGCCACCATTCACAAAGCCCAACTGCAAATCGCCGACATGGACCGCGGCATCTATGGCGACCACAACGTCATCATTGCCCGCCACCCGTCCGAAACCGACGAACGCATGATGATCCGCCTGCTGGCGTTCGCGCTCAACGTGCCGGGCGACGACAAGCGCGGCAACCTTGAATTCGCCAAGGACCTGTGGGACGTCGATGAGCCGGCGCTCTGGCACAAGGACTACACCGACGCGGTGCTGCACTGGATCGATGTCGGCCAGCCCGACGACAAGCGCCTGATGCGCGCGGCCGGCCGGGCCGAACGCGTGAGCGTGTACAGCTTTTCCAGCAGCACGCCGGTCTGGTGGAAAGGCATTGAAAGCAAGCTGACACGCGCCGCCAACCTGATCGTCTGGCAGATCGAAGCCGCCCAGAGCCAGGCGCTGGCCAAGCTGGCCGAACGCGGCATGCAGCTGCAAATCACGATTCAGGACGGCACCGTGTGGATGAGCACCGGCAGCGAGTCGGTGGAAATCACGCCGCGCCGGCTGACCGCTGGCGGCTGA
- the tnpA gene encoding IS200/IS605 family transposase has translation MRDNKDIRHGRHCVFLMHVHLVFITKYRHGVFTKEVIDDLRAIFASVCKDFESELVEFDGEDDHVHLLVNYPPKVSVSALVNSLKGVSSRMIRQRNYPSVREKLWGAALWSPSYFAGSCGGAPIAVIRQYIEQQQTPH, from the coding sequence ATGAGAGACAACAAGGATATTCGCCACGGCAGACACTGCGTTTTTCTGATGCATGTGCATTTGGTCTTCATTACAAAATATCGCCATGGCGTGTTCACCAAAGAAGTCATAGACGATCTGCGAGCCATCTTTGCCAGCGTGTGCAAGGACTTCGAATCCGAATTGGTGGAGTTCGACGGGGAGGACGACCATGTGCATTTGCTGGTGAACTACCCGCCCAAGGTCTCCGTGTCGGCGCTGGTGAACAGCTTGAAAGGCGTGTCCAGCCGGATGATTCGACAGAGAAATTACCCCAGCGTTCGGGAAAAACTATGGGGCGCTGCGCTGTGGTCGCCAAGCTACTTTGCAGGCAGTTGCGGGGGTGCGCCCATCGCCGTCATACGCCAGTACATAGAACAACAGCAAACGCCACATTAA
- a CDS encoding SDR family NAD(P)-dependent oxidoreductase has product MARNLFILTGASRGMGLSMARQLLTKGHTVLCISRTEQASLTQHARHSGASLMQWSHDLADSRTLIDRLDGWLREQGHAAWRSATLINNAGVLARIAPLSQADAADLLQALRVGLEAPMLLTAAFLRATEGWKAERRVLNISSGLGRRPMASQAAYCAAKAGMDHFSRCVALEEALKPGGAKICSLAPGVIDTGMQLQLRSADPADFPDRDSFESLKSGGKLTSPDEAARRVLAWLARPDFGAQPVADVRD; this is encoded by the coding sequence ATGGCACGAAACCTTTTCATACTCACCGGCGCATCGCGCGGCATGGGCCTGTCGATGGCGCGTCAGCTGCTGACCAAGGGCCATACCGTGCTGTGCATCTCGCGCACCGAGCAGGCGTCGCTGACGCAGCATGCCCGGCACTCTGGCGCCAGCCTGATGCAGTGGTCTCACGACCTGGCCGACAGCCGCACGCTGATCGACCGGCTGGACGGCTGGCTGCGCGAACAGGGCCATGCCGCCTGGCGCAGCGCCACGCTGATCAACAACGCCGGCGTCCTTGCGCGCATCGCCCCGCTCAGCCAGGCCGATGCGGCCGATCTCTTGCAGGCCTTGCGCGTCGGGCTGGAAGCGCCCATGCTGCTGACGGCGGCATTTTTGCGGGCCACCGAAGGCTGGAAGGCCGAACGCAGGGTGCTCAACATTTCATCGGGCCTGGGCCGCAGGCCGATGGCGTCACAGGCCGCTTACTGCGCGGCCAAGGCCGGCATGGACCATTTCAGCCGCTGCGTGGCGCTGGAAGAAGCGCTCAAGCCCGGTGGCGCAAAAATCTGTTCGCTGGCGCCCGGCGTGATCGACACCGGCATGCAGCTTCAGCTGCGCAGCGCGGACCCGGCGGACTTTCCGGACCGGGACAGCTTCGAGAGCCTCAAGAGCGGCGGCAAGCTGACCTCGCCCGACGAGGCAGCCCGCCGCGTGCTCGCCTGGCTGGCCCGGCCCGACTTTGGCGCGCAGCCGGTCGCCGACGTCCGGGACTAA